Genomic DNA from Arthrobacter sp. B1I2:
CGCGGGGCTGGCAAAGGTGGCGCAGGACGCCGGAATCCCCTTGGTGGTCGATGCCACCTTGAGCACCCCGTACCTCGTGCGGCCCATCGAGCACGGCGCCGACATCGTGATCCACTCCGCAACCAAATTCCTGGGCGGCCACGGCACCACGCTGGGCGGTGTGGTGGTGGAAAGCGGCCGGTTCAACTGGGGCAACGGCAAGTTCCCCACCATGACCGAACCGGTGGCCTCCTACGGCAACGTCTCCTGGTGGGGCAACTTCGGCGAGTACGGCTTCCTCACCAAGCTCCGCAGCGAGCAGCTGCGCGACATCGGCCCGGCGCTTTCGCCGCAGTCGGCCTTCCAGCTCCTCCAGGGCGTGGAAACCCTGCCGCAGCGGCTCGACGAGCACCTGAAGAACGCGAAGGCCGTGGCCGAATGGCTGGAAAACGATGACCGGGTGGCCTACGTGAACTACTCCGGCCTGCCCTCGCACCCGCACTTCGAACGGGCGCGGACGTACCTGCCCCTGGGCCCCGGAGCGGTCTTCTCCTTCGGTGTGAAGGGCGGGCGGGCTGCCGGCCAAAAGTTCATCGAGTCGCTGCAGCTGGCCTCGCACCTTGCCAACGTTGGTGACTCCCGCACCCTGGTGATCCACCCCGGCTCCACCACGCACCAGCAGCTGAGCCCGGCCCAGCTCGAATCGGCCGGCGTTCCGGAGGACCTGGTCCGCATCTCGGTGGGCCTTGAGGACATCGAGGACATCCTGTGGGACCTGGACCAGGCGCTCACCGAGGCATCGACCGTGGCGGCCGGCGCCGAACCCGTCCTTGAAGAACCTGCAGACGCCTGCACGATCGGAGCAAACGCATGAGCACCGCAGAACGCACCTGGTCCGGCCCGTCAGCACCCGAACGGCTGGCCCTGCTCCGGCAGGCGAAGTCCATTGCCATTGTTGGTGCTTCGGACAAGCCGTCACGGGCCAGCTACTTTGTGGCCACCTACCTGCTGTCATCCACCCGCTACAAGGTGTATTTCGTCAACCCTGTGGTCAAGGAAATCCTGGGCCAGCCCACCTATGCCGCGCTGACGGACCTGCCGGAGAGCCCGGACATCGTGGACGTGTTCCGCAAGCACGATGACCTTCCCGGCGTCCTGGACGAGGCCGTGGCTGCCGGCGCGAAGACGCTCTGGCTGCAGCTGGGATCCTGGCATGAAGGCGTGGCCGCAGGCGCTGAAGCCGCGGGACTCAACGTGGTGATGGATCGCTGCGTCAAGATCGAGCACGCCCGCTTCCACGGCGGACTCCACCTGGCCGGTTTCGACACCGGAGTGGTTTCCTCCAAGCGGCAGGTCCTTGCCTGACTGTTTCTCCCAAATGACAAAGCGGGCCCGTTTTACGGGCCCGCTTTGTCATGCACCAGCTATTTCGCCGGCGAGGCGGACTTCTGGCCGATTCCCTGGCCTGCGCCCTGGGTATCAGAACTTTGGGACCCTGCGCCCTGGGACCCTCCACCTTGGGATACTGCACCCTGCGGCTGGCCTTGATCGGGCACCGGGTCCGTGGTCGCCGCAGAGCCTGCTGCCTTTTGTGCCGCGGCGGCTGCATCCACGCCGCGTGCCGGAGTATTAGGCGTCGTTGTCCCATTGCCTGTTCCGGCCGCAGCGGGGCCTGCCGGTGTTCCCTCCGGCGCAGCCGGTCCAGCGCCGTCCTTGCTGCTGCCGGTCCCCCTGTCCTGCGAAGCAGCCCAGGGGGTTCCTGCCGCGCACTTCCCTGAACCAGCACCGGCGTCATGCTCAAGGGGGCCCGGGCATAACGGCGCCGCGGCGTCACTGGGCAGGTCTGCAGGATCCTGCAGGGAGCGGAATACGCGTTCTCCCGCATCGGGAAGCCCGCCGGGTGCGGCGGTTGACGGTATACCGGCAGGTTTGCCGTCTGCGGCCACCCCGGGGGCGCGGTGGCCGGAGCCGGCCGCTGACGCGTCAGGGGTCGAATGGCTCCACGGCGCCCAGTCCGCCAGCAGGTGCTCGATGGCGCTGCTCCCGGGAGCGGTGGAACTGGCGGCTACTCCGCCAACGCCCAGCCCCATCCCGGCCACCAGGACCAGGCCAAGCGCGGTGGGACGGTGCCGACGGCGGCGACGCGCCAGTTCATCGTTCGCATGGTGATCGTCCGGCTGGTCATCGGTCAGTACTTCGCCGGACTGTTCACCTGGCCGCTCGCCCGTCCGTCCCCCGGCAACAGCGCCTTCTGCCGGACCACCTGCCGCAAGCAGCGCGGCAAGCTCCCCGGTAGGCGCCGGCGCGGGCAGCGACGCCAGGGCAGCCAGCGCGAGCAGGGCGTCGCGAAGTTCCGCATCCTGGCCCAAACCGGCGTCCTGGAGCATGTCGTCAACGAGGGTGACGAGGTTATCCGAAGCTGGTGTCATGGCGTGAAATACTCCTTCACTGCCGCAAGGTCCCGAAGTTTCAGCAATGCGCGCCGCTGGAGCTGCTTTACGGCACCGGCGCTCTTATCAATGGTCTCCGCTGTCTGTTCCACGGTCAGGCCTGCCACCAGGCGAAGCGACATCACTTCGCGCTGGTCCTGGGGCAGCCCGTCCAGCAGTCGAAGGACTTCCCGGGGCGAGAGGCGCTGCAGGGCAACATGTTCCGCCGAGCTGTCTTGGCGCTGGTCGAGCTCGGGCTCGAACGGCAGCTTGACCGGGCTTCGGCTTTGGCGGCGATGGTCATCCACCATCCGTGCGTGGGCAACAGAGAAAATGAAGGTCCGCAGCCCGGCGTCACCTCCGTGCACGGTACCGAGCCGGGGCAGGACTGAAAGGAACACTTCCTGCATGGCGGCCTCCGGATCCTCGACTCCCCGGGCCGTGAGATAGCCCAGTACCTGTGACGCGTATGTCTTGTAGACGAGGCTGAAGGCAGCGGTCCCGGAAGCTGGCTGGTCCGGAGCCTCGTCTGTCTGTGCATCGGTCACTGACGTGGTGCTTTCCGTCAAAGAGGCATTGGCAAGGCGCGCGTCCAGTTCATCCGGAACGCTGCCCTTACTTTACCCTCCAGTAACCACCCCTGCCGGAACCGCCACGGCTCC
This window encodes:
- a CDS encoding CoA-binding protein; the protein is MSTAERTWSGPSAPERLALLRQAKSIAIVGASDKPSRASYFVATYLLSSTRYKVYFVNPVVKEILGQPTYAALTDLPESPDIVDVFRKHDDLPGVLDEAVAAGAKTLWLQLGSWHEGVAAGAEAAGLNVVMDRCVKIEHARFHGGLHLAGFDTGVVSSKRQVLA
- a CDS encoding O-acetylhomoserine aminocarboxypropyltransferase/cysteine synthase family protein, with amino-acid sequence MADRTFGFRTRALHAGGTPDAEHGARAVPIYQTTSFVFKDTNDAANLFALQKYGNIYSRIGNPTVAAFEERIASLEGGIGAVATSSGMAAEFITFAALTQAGDHIVAASQLYGGTVTQLDVTLRRFGVDTTFVPGTDPADYAAALRENTKAIFVEVVANPSSEVQDLAGLAKVAQDAGIPLVVDATLSTPYLVRPIEHGADIVIHSATKFLGGHGTTLGGVVVESGRFNWGNGKFPTMTEPVASYGNVSWWGNFGEYGFLTKLRSEQLRDIGPALSPQSAFQLLQGVETLPQRLDEHLKNAKAVAEWLENDDRVAYVNYSGLPSHPHFERARTYLPLGPGAVFSFGVKGGRAAGQKFIESLQLASHLANVGDSRTLVIHPGSTTHQQLSPAQLESAGVPEDLVRISVGLEDIEDILWDLDQALTEASTVAAGAEPVLEEPADACTIGANA
- a CDS encoding RNA polymerase sigma factor → MTDAQTDEAPDQPASGTAAFSLVYKTYASQVLGYLTARGVEDPEAAMQEVFLSVLPRLGTVHGGDAGLRTFIFSVAHARMVDDHRRQSRSPVKLPFEPELDQRQDSSAEHVALQRLSPREVLRLLDGLPQDQREVMSLRLVAGLTVEQTAETIDKSAGAVKQLQRRALLKLRDLAAVKEYFTP